One Succinivibrio dextrinosolvens DNA window includes the following coding sequences:
- a CDS encoding beta-ketoacyl synthase chain length factor, translating to MNFNLSIADYRIKAFDIVNNEQFSEVINGTRPLDRESKPPKAEKIPMMTARRLSIGCRMAVDVGTLLLEQHPDIEAVIYSSRSGEIEHNFKILDAVTSGNDCSPTDFSMSVHNCGVGNFTILNKAKIPSTSISSGKDTFMQALTEAYAMLKTSFKKVLLVDYEVTIPEFYTGYLREYTPNFPYAIGMVLTLGDMLKITREPEPSINKTEDKNSESCHETYSKTSDEAFEYPQVIDFLKNYVRKVPSYTLEGQNCSWMVELQDRI from the coding sequence ATGAACTTTAATTTAAGTATTGCTGATTATCGTATCAAAGCCTTTGATATCGTTAACAACGAGCAGTTTTCAGAGGTAATAAACGGCACCCGTCCCCTAGATAGAGAAAGCAAGCCTCCAAAGGCTGAAAAGATTCCGATGATGACAGCAAGACGACTAAGTATCGGCTGTCGTATGGCGGTTGATGTAGGTACTCTGCTTTTAGAGCAGCATCCTGATATTGAGGCTGTAATCTATTCAAGCCGTTCAGGAGAGATTGAACACAACTTTAAAATTCTTGATGCGGTAACCTCAGGCAATGACTGTTCTCCAACCGATTTTTCAATGTCCGTACACAACTGCGGTGTGGGTAACTTTACAATCCTAAACAAGGCAAAGATCCCTTCAACCTCCATAAGCTCCGGCAAGGATACCTTCATGCAGGCTTTAACCGAAGCCTATGCCATGCTTAAGACCAGCTTTAAAAAGGTGCTCCTGGTTGACTATGAGGTAACTATTCCAGAGTTCTATACCGGATATTTAAGGGAATACACTCCAAATTTCCCGTATGCCATAGGTATGGTTCTAACCTTAGGGGATATGCTGAAGATTACCCGTGAACCAGAACCTAGTATCAACAAAACTGAAGACAAAAATTCAGAATCTTGCCACGAAACTTACAGTAAGACTTCAGATGAAGCTTTTGAATATCCTCAGGTTATAGATTTTCTGAAGAACTACGTCAGAAAGGTACCATCCTATACGCTTGAAGGACAGAACTGCAGTTGGATGGTTGAACTACAGGACAGAATATAA
- a CDS encoding methyltransferase, producing the protein MKTSNSKNISAFEAISKAQYLACAPILFQTVYTLRKHNILSLLDKAKDGLSLEELCSKSDLNCYALEVLLEMAESGEIVKIDSEKRYSLTKIGYFLENDNMTRINFDFTKHVCYRAFDRLDESLTQHKPCGLSEFNKNWETIYPHLSELPDETKKAWFGWDHLYSQTSFIPAIEKIAELFNPKVVYDVGGNTGKFAIECCRHLKDTKVTILDLPSQIKMAQENIDNNGMTDRVDFMAVDMLSKPELRGDADIWWMSQFLDCFAPEHIHNILSSIRKVIKDGAHVCILEPIADRQKFDAAKLSINAGSLYFSAIANGYSRFFTTAMLTELIEDAGFKVDSIEDNLGISNSMFICTKRD; encoded by the coding sequence ATGAAAACCAGTAATTCAAAAAACATCAGCGCCTTTGAAGCTATTTCAAAAGCACAGTATCTAGCCTGTGCACCTATTCTGTTTCAGACCGTATACACCTTAAGAAAACACAATATTCTAAGTCTTCTGGATAAAGCTAAAGATGGACTCAGCCTTGAGGAGCTTTGCAGTAAATCAGATCTGAACTGCTACGCGCTTGAGGTTCTGCTGGAGATGGCTGAGTCTGGAGAGATTGTAAAAATCGATTCTGAGAAAAGATACAGCCTCACCAAGATAGGTTATTTCCTTGAAAATGACAACATGACCAGAATCAATTTTGATTTTACAAAACATGTATGCTACAGAGCGTTTGATAGGCTGGATGAATCTCTGACTCAGCATAAGCCCTGCGGTCTTTCTGAATTCAATAAAAACTGGGAAACCATCTACCCTCACCTCTCAGAATTACCTGATGAGACTAAAAAAGCATGGTTTGGCTGGGATCATCTCTACTCTCAGACCTCCTTTATACCTGCAATAGAAAAAATCGCTGAATTATTCAATCCTAAAGTTGTCTATGATGTGGGAGGCAATACCGGTAAATTTGCCATTGAGTGCTGTAGACACTTAAAGGATACGAAGGTTACTATTCTTGATCTGCCATCCCAGATAAAAATGGCACAGGAGAATATTGATAATAACGGCATGACTGACAGAGTTGATTTTATGGCAGTGGATATGCTGTCAAAGCCAGAGCTTAGGGGGGATGCTGACATCTGGTGGATGAGCCAGTTTTTAGACTGCTTTGCTCCAGAGCATATTCATAACATCCTGTCCTCTATACGAAAAGTTATAAAGGATGGTGCCCACGTCTGTATTTTAGAGCCAATTGCCGACCGTCAGAAGTTTGATGCTGCAAAGTTATCCATCAACGCAGGCTCCCTGTATTTTTCTGCAATTGCCAACGGCTATTCACGGTTCTTCACCACAGCAATGCTGACCGAACTAATTGAAGATGCCGGCTTTAAGGTTGACTCTATCGAGGATAATCTTGGTATCAGCAATTCAATGTTTATCTGCACTAAGAGAGACTAG